A part of Rattus norvegicus strain BN/NHsdMcwi chromosome 4, GRCr8, whole genome shotgun sequence genomic DNA contains:
- the Spmip9 gene encoding testis-expressed sequence 37 protein translates to MAHVVKPQKYQVDLDMYQSSYMIDFKPFGKHKYSRVTPQEQAKLDAQLQSKEFYRPKPSPNPKLEDGYPAFKRVHMTALDLGVPGFFPPRDSTAKKDDGRFTTTCHYAYPASLALYLSQYDPYWLHQRADFPCLMEPERQPAPEVGKGYLLLPGCPCDHHQKVKVPILNRWGPLMPFYQ, encoded by the exons ATGGCACATGTGGTGAAACCCCAAAAG TACCAAGTCGACCTAGATATGTACCAAAGCTCATACATGATCGACTTCAAGCCCTTCGGGAAGCACAAATACTCCAGAGTCACACCACAAGAG CAGGCCAAGCTTGACGCTCAGCTCCAAAGCAAAGAGTTTTACCGGCCCAAGCCCAGCCCCAACCCCAAACTGGAGGATGGGTATCCTGCTTTCAAAAGAGTCCACATGACTGCCCTAGACTTGGGAGTTCCTGGCTTCTTCCCGCCACGAGACTCAACGGCTAAGAAGGATGATGGCAGGTTTACCACCACCTGCCATTACGCGTACCCAGCTTCCCTGGCTCTGTACCTGTCGCAGTACGACCCCTACTGGCTCCACCAGAGGGCAGATTTCCCGTGCCTCATGGAACCAGAGCGGCAGCCTGCTCCAGAAGTGGGCAAAGGCTACCTTCTACTCCCTGGCTGTCCCTGTGATCATCACCAGAAGGTCAAGGTCCCCATCTTGAATAGGTGGGGCCCCTTGATGCCGTTTTACCAGTAG